In one Halosimplex halophilum genomic region, the following are encoded:
- the ppc gene encoding phosphoenolpyruvate carboxylase, with product MELHAREVNRDVRELGELLGEIIREQRSDSAFEIVERIRTAAVDYRRGDAEDRAAIHETLDGLSPEESDVVARAFTTYFELINLAEERQRVREIREGSHEGTLEDSVRAAVEELAERDLDAETVERVLDDVLIQPTFTAHPTEARRKTVKAKLRSVANDLERLDEVRLTRDEQAAVERDLEAEVTSLWQTAQVRERRPDVTDEALNVQWYLENVLFEVISEVYDALERAVDDEFDGEVDVPKLYEFRSWAGSDRDGNPFVTPEVTEETLDRQQSVAVPLYRDRLKTLSGVLSQDAAGIDTGDRLDERLADNRERLPAVAEAARERYPDEPYRQLLKLMRERVLRVDDVRPGGYGDESAFLDDIAAIAESLRANGGEAIAEAHVDPLYRTVDTFGFNLASLDLRDHRAKHTNAIAEAVDRDGIDYESMDEDERVDFLTEAILQDQPVVDLEDREGLSDEAARVLRRFEKTAEWQDDYGVDAIDTYCISWCEEPSHVLEVLFLADQAGVVDLPGYCGLDVVPLLESKYALDGARRIMGTLFENEAYQQALEARGGVQEIMLGYSDSNKENGFLAANWSLFRNQRRLAAITDDYDVEMRLFHGRGGSISRGGGPMNDAMLALPNETVSGQIKFTEQGETISEKYANPKIAERNLEQMLDAQIRARHNAMEQPVEDVPEEWAEAMETAAEAAREEYVDLLESDGFVDFFETATPITVIEDLNMGSRPASRSEDRSVDDLRAIPWVFSWTQARCILPGWYSLATGIQAYLDSGGDVETLREMYDEWLFFQTTLDNAALALARSEMEIAERYADLAPDDLREAFFPRIREEYEAAVELVKTITDRDSLLRREWLAENLARRNPYVDPLNLLQVRLLDQSHLTEAEERTLRLTVQGIAAGMKNTG from the coding sequence ATGGAATTACATGCCAGAGAGGTCAACCGGGACGTGCGGGAGCTGGGCGAGCTGCTCGGGGAGATAATCCGGGAGCAGCGGTCCGACTCCGCGTTCGAGATAGTCGAACGTATCCGGACGGCGGCGGTCGACTACCGCCGGGGCGACGCCGAGGACCGCGCGGCGATCCACGAGACGCTGGACGGGCTCTCGCCGGAGGAGAGCGACGTGGTCGCGCGGGCGTTCACGACCTACTTCGAGCTGATCAACCTCGCCGAGGAGCGCCAGCGCGTCCGTGAGATCCGCGAGGGGAGCCACGAGGGGACGCTGGAGGACAGCGTCCGGGCCGCCGTCGAGGAACTCGCCGAGCGGGACCTCGACGCCGAGACCGTCGAGCGGGTGCTCGACGACGTGCTCATCCAGCCGACGTTCACCGCCCACCCGACCGAGGCCCGCCGGAAGACCGTCAAGGCGAAGCTCCGGTCGGTCGCGAACGACCTCGAACGGCTCGACGAGGTGCGGCTGACCCGCGACGAGCAGGCCGCGGTGGAGCGGGACCTGGAGGCCGAGGTGACGAGCCTCTGGCAGACCGCGCAGGTCCGCGAGCGCCGCCCGGACGTGACCGACGAGGCGCTGAACGTCCAGTGGTACCTGGAGAACGTCCTCTTCGAGGTCATCAGCGAGGTCTACGACGCCCTGGAGCGGGCCGTCGACGACGAGTTCGACGGCGAGGTCGACGTGCCGAAGCTCTACGAGTTCCGCTCGTGGGCCGGGTCGGACCGCGACGGCAACCCGTTCGTCACGCCCGAGGTGACCGAGGAGACGCTCGACCGCCAGCAGTCGGTCGCGGTCCCGCTGTACCGCGACCGGCTGAAGACGCTGTCGGGCGTCCTCAGCCAGGACGCGGCGGGGATCGACACCGGCGACCGCCTCGACGAGCGGCTGGCCGACAACCGCGAGCGGCTGCCCGCCGTGGCCGAGGCGGCCCGGGAGCGCTACCCCGACGAGCCCTACCGGCAGCTGCTGAAGCTGATGCGCGAGCGCGTCCTCCGCGTCGACGACGTGCGCCCCGGCGGCTACGGCGACGAGAGCGCGTTCCTCGACGACATCGCGGCCATCGCCGAGAGCCTGCGGGCCAACGGCGGCGAGGCCATCGCCGAGGCCCACGTCGACCCCCTCTACCGGACGGTCGACACGTTCGGGTTCAACCTCGCCAGCCTCGACCTGCGCGACCACCGCGCGAAACACACGAACGCGATCGCCGAGGCCGTCGACCGCGACGGGATCGACTACGAGTCGATGGACGAGGACGAGCGCGTCGACTTCCTCACCGAGGCCATCCTGCAGGACCAGCCCGTGGTCGACCTCGAAGACCGGGAGGGCCTGTCCGACGAGGCCGCCCGCGTCCTCCGGCGCTTCGAGAAGACCGCCGAGTGGCAGGACGACTACGGCGTCGACGCCATCGACACCTACTGCATCAGCTGGTGCGAGGAGCCCTCGCACGTCCTCGAAGTGCTCTTCCTCGCCGACCAGGCCGGCGTCGTCGACCTGCCGGGCTACTGCGGGCTGGACGTGGTGCCGCTCCTGGAGTCGAAGTACGCGCTCGACGGCGCCCGCCGCATCATGGGCACGCTGTTCGAGAACGAGGCCTACCAGCAGGCGCTGGAGGCCCGCGGCGGCGTCCAGGAGATCATGCTCGGCTACTCCGACTCGAACAAGGAGAACGGGTTCCTCGCCGCGAACTGGAGCCTCTTCCGCAACCAGCGCCGGCTGGCCGCGATCACCGACGACTACGACGTGGAGATGCGGCTGTTCCACGGCCGCGGGGGTTCCATCTCGCGGGGCGGCGGTCCGATGAACGACGCGATGCTCGCCCTGCCCAACGAGACGGTCTCGGGGCAGATCAAGTTCACCGAGCAGGGCGAGACCATCTCCGAGAAGTACGCCAACCCGAAAATCGCCGAGCGCAACCTCGAACAGATGCTCGACGCCCAGATCCGCGCCCGGCACAACGCGATGGAGCAACCCGTCGAGGACGTGCCCGAGGAGTGGGCCGAGGCCATGGAGACGGCCGCCGAGGCCGCCCGCGAGGAGTACGTCGACCTGCTCGAATCCGACGGGTTCGTCGACTTCTTCGAGACGGCCACCCCGATCACCGTCATCGAGGACCTCAACATGGGGTCGCGGCCGGCCTCCCGCTCGGAGGACCGCAGCGTCGACGACCTGCGGGCGATCCCGTGGGTGTTCTCCTGGACCCAGGCCCGCTGTATCCTGCCGGGCTGGTACTCGCTGGCGACCGGGATCCAGGCCTACCTCGATTCGGGCGGCGACGTCGAGACGCTGCGGGAGATGTACGACGAGTGGCTGTTCTTCCAGACGACGCTTGACAACGCGGCGCTCGCGCTCGCCCGCTCGGAGATGGAGATCGCCGAGCGCTACGCCGACCTGGCGCCCGACGACCTCCGCGAGGCGTTCTTCCCGCGCATCCGCGAGGAGTACGAGGCCGCGGTCGAGCTGGTGAAGACGATCACCGACCGCGACAGCCTCCTGCGGCGGGAGTGGCTGGCCGAGAACCTCGCCCGGCGCAACCCCTACGTCGACCCCCTCAACCTCCTGCAGGTGCGCCTGCTCGACCAGTCGCACCTCACCGAGGCCGAGGAGCGGACCCTGCGGCTCACGGTGCAGGGCATCGCCGCCGGGATGAAGAACACCGGGTAG
- a CDS encoding alpha/beta fold hydrolase yields the protein MAYATNDGTRIAYDVAGPADAETVTFLEGLAYGTWMWNRQREGLDDYRTVVMDNRGTGDSDAPEGPYTAAEMAADLEAVLDDAGIERTHLVGASLGGMIAQRYALDYDRAESLALLCTTHGGEESVPIPEETQARMLSVPEEYGPAERIRHKMQPAFTDEFWAENGDVVEQIVDWRLETDPSEDAYEWQSAAAVGFDASDELAAIDVPTLVLHGTADRVLPPENGRLLAERIPDAELVEVEGGSHLFFVERDERVTDELREFVADV from the coding sequence ATGGCGTACGCGACCAACGACGGGACCCGGATCGCCTACGACGTGGCGGGGCCTGCCGACGCCGAGACGGTGACCTTCCTCGAGGGGCTGGCCTACGGGACCTGGATGTGGAACCGGCAGCGCGAGGGGCTCGACGACTACCGCACGGTCGTCATGGACAACCGGGGGACCGGCGACTCCGACGCGCCGGAGGGACCGTACACCGCCGCGGAGATGGCCGCCGACCTGGAGGCGGTCCTCGACGACGCGGGGATCGAGCGGACCCACCTGGTCGGCGCCAGCCTCGGCGGGATGATCGCCCAGCGCTACGCGCTCGACTACGACCGCGCCGAGTCGCTCGCGCTCCTCTGCACGACTCACGGCGGCGAGGAGTCCGTCCCCATCCCCGAGGAGACGCAGGCGCGGATGCTCTCGGTCCCCGAGGAGTACGGCCCCGCCGAGCGGATCCGCCACAAGATGCAACCGGCGTTCACCGACGAGTTCTGGGCGGAGAACGGGGACGTGGTCGAACAGATCGTCGACTGGCGGCTGGAGACCGACCCGTCGGAGGACGCCTACGAGTGGCAGAGCGCGGCCGCGGTCGGTTTCGACGCGAGCGACGAACTGGCGGCGATCGACGTGCCGACGCTCGTCCTCCACGGCACCGCCGACCGCGTGCTCCCGCCGGAGAACGGCCGCCTCCTGGCGGAACGGATCCCCGACGCGGAACTCGTCGAGGTCGAGGGCGGGTCGCACCTCTTTTTCGTCGAGCGCGACGAGCGCGTGACCGACGAACTCCGGGAGTTCGTGGCGGATGTCTGA
- a CDS encoding AMP-binding protein: protein MSEWVGAWSEKRAALSPDRVGLVDAATGTEYTYADLDSRANRCARLLADHGVTAASSDAPADAGGRVAVVSRNRPAYVDLFFATGKTGGVLAPLSHRLAAPELADLLATVDPELVVVEEPFADLVADAAENGAWDAGGPVLSLAVDDEATWESYESVLPADDSAFDGPAVDAGDPHLFLHTGGSTGTPKETVISHEALVWNSVNTITAWGLRDDDVTPMVFPMFHTGGWNVLTLPLFHMGGAVVIDREFDPGQILGIVEERSATVLVAVPAVLRMMTEHDRWAETDLSSLRFVKSGGGPCRESVMEAWWDRGVDLSQGYGLTECGPNNFAMPDDWPREKAHTVGVANIHVDARVVDDGGEELPAGEIGELQLRSPHAADGYWSSPEESAETFGEWVSTGDLARVDDEGYVSIEGRKKNMFVSGGENVYPAEVEDAVVDHPAVADAVVIPVPDEQWGQVGKAVIEPADGDRELTLDDLRAFLDGRLARFKHPRHLAFVDELPTSGPDKIDREAVADEFGE, encoded by the coding sequence ATGTCTGAGTGGGTCGGCGCCTGGAGCGAGAAGCGCGCCGCGCTCTCGCCCGACAGGGTCGGGCTCGTCGACGCCGCGACCGGGACCGAGTACACCTACGCCGACCTCGACAGCCGGGCCAACCGCTGCGCGCGACTCCTGGCCGACCACGGCGTCACGGCGGCGTCGAGCGACGCGCCCGCCGACGCGGGCGGTCGCGTCGCGGTCGTCTCCCGCAACCGCCCGGCGTACGTCGATCTCTTCTTCGCGACGGGCAAGACCGGCGGCGTCCTCGCCCCGCTGTCCCACCGGCTGGCCGCGCCGGAACTCGCCGACCTCCTGGCGACCGTCGACCCCGAACTCGTCGTCGTCGAGGAACCGTTCGCCGACCTCGTCGCCGACGCGGCCGAGAACGGGGCCTGGGACGCCGGCGGGCCGGTCCTGTCCCTGGCAGTCGACGACGAAGCCACCTGGGAGTCCTACGAGTCCGTCCTGCCCGCCGACGACTCGGCGTTCGACGGCCCCGCGGTCGACGCCGGCGACCCGCACCTGTTCCTCCACACTGGCGGGTCGACGGGAACGCCCAAGGAGACGGTGATCTCCCATGAGGCACTCGTCTGGAACTCGGTGAACACGATCACCGCGTGGGGGCTGCGGGACGACGACGTGACGCCGATGGTGTTCCCGATGTTCCACACCGGCGGGTGGAACGTCCTGACGCTCCCCCTGTTCCACATGGGCGGGGCGGTCGTCATCGACCGCGAGTTCGACCCCGGCCAGATCCTCGGGATCGTCGAGGAGCGGTCGGCTACCGTCCTCGTCGCGGTCCCCGCCGTGCTGCGGATGATGACCGAACACGACCGCTGGGCGGAGACGGATCTGTCCTCGCTGCGGTTCGTCAAGTCCGGGGGCGGTCCCTGCCGCGAGTCGGTCATGGAGGCGTGGTGGGACCGCGGCGTCGACCTCTCGCAGGGGTACGGGCTGACGGAGTGCGGTCCCAACAACTTCGCGATGCCCGACGACTGGCCCCGGGAGAAGGCCCACACCGTCGGCGTGGCGAACATACACGTCGACGCGCGCGTCGTCGACGACGGCGGCGAGGAACTCCCCGCCGGCGAGATCGGCGAACTCCAGCTGCGGTCTCCCCACGCGGCGGACGGGTACTGGTCGTCGCCGGAGGAGAGCGCCGAGACCTTCGGCGAGTGGGTGTCGACCGGCGACCTGGCCCGCGTCGACGACGAGGGCTACGTCTCCATCGAGGGCCGCAAGAAGAACATGTTCGTCAGCGGCGGCGAGAACGTCTACCCCGCCGAGGTCGAGGACGCCGTCGTCGACCACCCGGCCGTCGCCGACGCCGTCGTGATCCCGGTCCCCGACGAGCAGTGGGGCCAGGTCGGGAAGGCCGTCATCGAACCCGCGGACGGCGACCGAGAACTGACCCTCGACGACCTCCGGGCGTTCCTCGACGGCCGGCTGGCCCGGTTCAAACATCCCCGCCACCTCGCGTTCGTCGACGAACTCCCCACGAGCGGCCCCGACAAGATCGACCGCGAGGCCGTCGCCGACGAGTTCGGCGAGTAG
- a CDS encoding helix-turn-helix domain-containing protein produces MIDISMDMEQYDCPFIDTTADHGVAFSAVHWEFDQSRRALETRMVVEGGDRGQLTDGLDALREHGNMHDYALLSRREDVAHIRTVIDETAAMETIRDNDGYITGPFYIEDGSEVWHVGFDRARQADDTLAELERDNEFDVVERSDTTLPDLQQLVQNAGAAMTLVQGCEELSETERETLETAVSSGYFESPRDATLGTLADEFDVSKPAVSKNLRRGQRKMIERVVDALDDLDETD; encoded by the coding sequence GTGATCGACATCTCGATGGACATGGAGCAGTACGACTGCCCGTTCATCGACACGACGGCGGACCACGGGGTCGCGTTCTCGGCGGTCCACTGGGAGTTCGACCAGTCCCGGCGGGCGCTGGAGACGCGGATGGTCGTCGAGGGGGGCGACCGCGGCCAGCTCACCGACGGGCTCGACGCGCTCCGCGAGCACGGCAACATGCACGACTACGCGCTGTTGAGCCGGCGCGAGGACGTGGCCCACATCAGGACGGTCATCGACGAGACGGCGGCGATGGAGACCATCCGGGACAACGACGGCTACATCACCGGGCCGTTCTACATCGAGGACGGCAGCGAGGTGTGGCACGTCGGCTTCGACCGCGCGCGCCAGGCCGACGACACGCTCGCCGAGCTCGAACGGGACAACGAGTTCGACGTGGTCGAGCGGTCGGACACGACGCTGCCGGACCTCCAGCAGCTGGTCCAGAACGCCGGCGCCGCGATGACGCTCGTCCAGGGCTGCGAGGAGCTGTCCGAGACCGAGCGGGAGACCCTGGAGACGGCCGTCTCCTCGGGCTACTTCGAGTCGCCCCGCGACGCCACCCTCGGGACGCTGGCCGACGAGTTCGACGTGTCCAAGCCCGCCGTCTCCAAGAACCTCCGCAGGGGCCAGCGCAAGATGATCGAACGGGTCGTCGACGCGCTCGACGACCTCGACGAGACGGACTGA
- a CDS encoding ABC transporter substrate-binding protein: MREHITRRRALKSLGVAGAAALAGCSDGGGTPTDDAGDGDTGGDGNGNGDGAGGDGGDGGDTATDSGMNGTATGTASSVSGEVTIGVLQPMSGNLAYYGQQGLWGFLSGLAYKAGADPAGQVGTGETTVTVGDVDYRLLVRDTEFAADPAQSAATSLVRDDGVDMLFGCSSSSAAERVIGQVVTQAQVPYVAGPAASAAITSNGDYCSDLVFRASENTAMDARSGGRYVANETDVSRVYLFGADYSFGRAVVNNYETVLRDNGVEIIDKRFVERGYAEWDGLLDNAEEAGAEGIVGGFTVTTLPNLFSSFLSGDYSYRAFGGFATQITNQVVGNTMESVLGSPLTREKIEGSQLGPFTTRYHWNQYDNEINDAFVDSYTSTYGVVPDLFTSGTFTAASAIHQAVQTSGSTEGADIAGALKGMTVADTPKGEDGYTFQEYNNQARSEMTVASPVPTSDEWADSWDASIMPGEPQARISGENATIPADSSDMNCSL; encoded by the coding sequence ATGCGAGAGCATATCACGCGGAGACGGGCGCTGAAGTCGCTGGGTGTCGCCGGCGCCGCGGCGCTGGCCGGCTGTTCCGACGGCGGCGGCACGCCGACCGACGACGCCGGGGACGGCGACACCGGCGGCGACGGAAACGGGAACGGCGACGGGGCTGGTGGCGACGGCGGAGACGGCGGCGACACGGCGACCGACTCAGGCATGAACGGAACGGCGACGGGCACGGCGAGCAGCGTATCGGGCGAGGTGACCATCGGCGTCCTCCAGCCGATGTCGGGGAACCTGGCGTACTACGGCCAGCAGGGCCTGTGGGGGTTCCTCTCCGGGCTGGCCTACAAGGCCGGCGCGGACCCGGCCGGGCAGGTCGGCACCGGCGAGACGACCGTGACGGTGGGCGACGTGGACTACCGGCTGCTGGTCCGGGACACGGAGTTCGCGGCGGACCCGGCCCAGTCGGCGGCCACGTCGCTGGTCCGCGACGACGGCGTCGACATGCTGTTCGGCTGTTCGTCATCGTCGGCGGCCGAGCGGGTCATCGGCCAGGTCGTCACGCAGGCGCAGGTGCCCTACGTGGCCGGGCCGGCCGCCTCGGCGGCGATCACGTCGAACGGCGACTACTGCAGCGACCTGGTCTTCAGGGCGAGCGAGAACACGGCGATGGACGCCCGCTCGGGCGGGCGCTACGTCGCCAACGAGACGGACGTGTCGCGGGTGTACCTGTTCGGCGCCGACTACAGCTTCGGCCGCGCCGTCGTCAACAACTACGAGACCGTCCTGCGGGACAACGGCGTCGAGATCATCGACAAGCGCTTCGTCGAGCGGGGCTACGCCGAGTGGGACGGCCTGCTCGACAACGCAGAGGAGGCCGGCGCCGAGGGCATCGTCGGCGGGTTCACCGTCACGACGCTCCCGAACCTGTTCAGCTCGTTCCTCTCCGGGGACTACTCCTACCGGGCGTTCGGCGGGTTCGCGACCCAGATCACCAACCAGGTCGTCGGCAACACGATGGAGTCGGTCCTCGGGTCGCCGCTGACTCGGGAGAAGATCGAGGGCTCGCAACTCGGCCCGTTCACGACGCGGTACCACTGGAACCAGTACGACAACGAGATCAACGACGCCTTCGTCGACAGCTACACGAGCACCTACGGCGTCGTCCCCGATCTGTTCACCTCGGGGACGTTCACGGCCGCCTCGGCCATCCACCAGGCCGTCCAGACCTCGGGCTCGACGGAGGGCGCCGACATCGCGGGCGCGCTGAAGGGCATGACCGTCGCCGACACGCCGAAGGGCGAGGACGGCTACACCTTCCAGGAGTACAACAACCAGGCCCGCTCGGAGATGACGGTCGCGAGCCCGGTCCCGACGAGCGACGAGTGGGCCGACAGCTGGGACGCCTCGATCATGCCCGGCGAGCCGCAGGCCCGCATCTCCGGCGAGAACGCCACTATCCCGGCCGACAGCTCGGACATGAACTGCTCGCTGTGA
- a CDS encoding ABC transporter ATP-binding protein — MLRTNGLTKEFGGLTAVDDVDFELGDELCSLIGPNGAGKTTFFDLLTGALEPTRGTIELRRGGSVGADDGDAGGSAAAGGAVGEWVDVTDASPDETAAMGVHRSYQITNVFPTLSVLENVRIAAQAAGDDAATFWRNVDAYDEYVAEARGILDRVGLADRADDLAENLSHGASRQLEVAVALAGDPDVLLLDEPNAGVSSESVDDIVALIEDVAADHAVLLVEHNMDIVMEVSDRVVVLNQGAVIADGEPEAVREDPAVQEAYLGGYEPGDLDRREDGTSTDPDDTEGVA, encoded by the coding sequence ATGCTGCGGACGAACGGCCTCACGAAGGAGTTCGGCGGCCTCACCGCCGTCGACGACGTGGACTTCGAGCTGGGCGACGAGCTGTGCTCGCTCATCGGCCCCAACGGCGCCGGCAAGACGACGTTCTTCGACCTGCTGACCGGCGCGCTCGAACCCACCCGCGGAACGATAGAGCTGCGCCGCGGCGGGAGCGTCGGCGCAGATGATGGCGACGCCGGCGGGAGCGCCGCAGCCGGCGGCGCTGTCGGCGAGTGGGTCGACGTGACCGACGCCTCGCCCGACGAGACGGCGGCGATGGGGGTCCACCGCTCGTACCAGATCACGAACGTCTTCCCGACGCTGTCGGTGCTGGAGAACGTCCGGATCGCCGCGCAGGCGGCCGGCGACGACGCCGCGACCTTCTGGCGGAACGTCGACGCCTACGACGAGTACGTCGCGGAGGCCCGCGGGATCCTCGACCGGGTGGGACTGGCGGACCGGGCCGACGACCTGGCGGAGAACCTCAGCCACGGCGCGAGCCGCCAGCTGGAGGTCGCCGTCGCGCTGGCGGGCGACCCCGACGTGCTCCTGCTGGACGAACCGAACGCCGGGGTCTCCTCCGAGAGCGTCGACGACATCGTCGCGCTCATCGAGGACGTGGCCGCGGACCACGCCGTCCTGCTGGTCGAGCACAACATGGACATCGTCATGGAGGTCTCCGACCGCGTGGTCGTCCTCAACCAGGGCGCGGTCATCGCCGACGGCGAACCCGAGGCGGTCCGGGAGGACCCCGCCGTCCAGGAGGCGTACCTCGGCGGCTACGAACCGGGCGACCTCGACCGCCGCGAGGACGGGACCTCGACCGACCCCGACGACACGGAGGGAGTCGCGTGA
- a CDS encoding ABC transporter ATP-binding protein, which yields MTLLELAGVETYYGESHVLEGVTLSVEEGEVVALVGRNGVGKTTTLRSVLQLTPPREGTVEYRGEELVGLETHEVAERGVGWIPEDRRVFSQLTVAENVRVAVPDGADAGERVARVYDTFPILEARRDQEAGTLSGGQQQMLALARGLVGDNDLLLVDEPSEGLAPQIVADVAEALADAATETTLLLVEQNLPLALDLADRFYVLDKGRVVDDGDTADVSADDERLRRYLSA from the coding sequence GTGACGCTCCTCGAACTCGCCGGCGTGGAGACGTACTACGGCGAGAGTCACGTGCTGGAGGGCGTCACGCTCTCGGTCGAGGAGGGCGAGGTGGTCGCGCTGGTCGGGCGCAACGGCGTCGGCAAGACGACGACGCTGCGGTCGGTGCTCCAGCTGACCCCGCCCCGCGAGGGAACCGTCGAGTACCGCGGCGAGGAACTTGTCGGCCTCGAAACCCACGAGGTCGCCGAGCGCGGCGTCGGCTGGATCCCCGAGGACCGGCGGGTCTTCTCGCAGCTCACCGTCGCCGAGAACGTCCGCGTCGCGGTGCCGGACGGCGCCGACGCTGGCGAACGGGTCGCGCGGGTCTACGACACGTTCCCGATCCTCGAAGCGCGCCGAGACCAGGAGGCGGGGACGCTGTCGGGCGGCCAGCAGCAGATGCTCGCGCTCGCCCGCGGGCTCGTCGGCGACAACGACCTCCTGCTGGTCGACGAGCCCAGCGAGGGGCTGGCGCCGCAGATCGTCGCCGACGTGGCCGAGGCGCTGGCCGACGCGGCGACCGAGACCACCCTCCTGCTCGTCGAGCAGAACCTCCCGCTGGCGCTCGATCTCGCCGACCGCTTCTACGTCCTCGACAAGGGGCGGGTCGTCGACGACGGCGACACCGCCGACGTGTCCGCCGACGACGAACGGCTCAGGAGGTACCTCTCGGCATGA
- a CDS encoding branched-chain amino acid ABC transporter permease, whose protein sequence is MGFGEGLRQFLGPDTLASVVVEGLAKSAIYVMIASGLTLIFGLMGVLNFAHGSLTMIGAYLAGLVMVTLVGSATGAWTRLALFFVALVAVFAALALLGGVMEVGLIRQLYDRPPIYQILLTFGLTLVLEEIVRIVVLFYGLQPISEWRAALGTRPAMLSAEHSLGPLSVRGLALFEIALGAATVVGIWAFLTRTRYGLYIRAGSEDAEMAEALGIDVRRVFTVVFALGAGVAGAAGALLMWDPVWGANVPLAAETLLPAFVVVIIGGLGTFRGTVAGAVVVGMADATTTWWFQNVAVTWTWLPEITVFLILVGMLIVKPQGLFGVEEVGGH, encoded by the coding sequence ATGGGCTTCGGCGAGGGCCTCCGGCAGTTCCTCGGGCCGGACACGCTCGCGAGCGTGGTCGTCGAGGGGCTGGCGAAGTCGGCCATCTACGTGATGATCGCCAGCGGGCTGACGCTCATCTTCGGGCTGATGGGCGTGCTCAACTTCGCGCACGGCTCGCTGACGATGATCGGCGCCTACCTCGCCGGCCTCGTCATGGTCACGCTCGTCGGCAGCGCCACGGGCGCGTGGACGCGACTGGCGCTGTTTTTCGTCGCGCTCGTCGCCGTCTTCGCCGCGCTCGCGCTGCTGGGCGGGGTCATGGAGGTCGGACTGATCCGCCAGCTGTACGACCGGCCGCCGATCTACCAGATCCTCCTGACCTTCGGGCTGACGCTCGTGCTGGAGGAGATCGTCCGGATCGTCGTCCTGTTCTACGGGCTCCAGCCCATCTCGGAGTGGCGCGCCGCCCTCGGCACGCGGCCGGCGATGCTCTCGGCCGAGCACTCGCTCGGGCCGCTGTCCGTTCGCGGCCTCGCACTCTTCGAGATCGCGCTCGGCGCGGCGACCGTGGTGGGCATCTGGGCCTTCCTCACGCGGACCCGCTACGGACTGTACATCCGCGCGGGCAGCGAGGACGCCGAGATGGCCGAGGCGCTGGGGATCGACGTGCGCCGCGTGTTCACCGTCGTCTTCGCGCTCGGCGCCGGGGTGGCCGGCGCCGCCGGCGCGCTGCTGATGTGGGACCCGGTCTGGGGCGCCAACGTCCCGCTGGCGGCCGAGACGCTGCTGCCGGCGTTCGTCGTCGTCATCATCGGCGGCCTGGGCACCTTCCGCGGGACCGTCGCCGGGGCCGTCGTCGTCGGAATGGCCGACGCGACGACGACCTGGTGGTTCCAGAACGTCGCCGTCACCTGGACCTGGCTGCCCGAGATCACCGTCTTCCTCATCCTCGTCGGGATGCTGATCGTCAAACCGCAGGGGCTGTTCGGCGTCGAGGAGGTGGGCGGCCATTAG